Sequence from the bacterium genome:
ATCGTCTGAGCCTAGGTCGTATCCGAGGTTTTCAAATGTATTCTTCCCTAATCCGAATGCAATAATGTCTGAGGCCATCTCAGTTTCAATAGACACTTGTCTCGTAATGCCCTTCGGGGGGAGACGCTTTACAATGACTTGAAGTCCTGCATTACGTACGGCATCCAAGAATGCCCGCTGTCTTGAGTCATCTTCATGCGGAATCAGGGTATAGTACCGGGCCACAGCAGGTGTAGCACCAGCAGCTACGCCCTTTACAAGCTTAGGCATATCGACTCGCTTCTGCATTCTTCTTGTTGCACGGTCTAAACCAGTCCCGTCAATAAATACCCCGACAATCCGACGGCTCTTCCTCTTTACGACGCCTTTTTTAACTTTCTCGAAAGGTTGTTGTGTCATATTCATGTTTCATCCCCTTGAGGGAGCCCCGCATTTGTGGAAAGGCAAACAGCTCTCTGCTTCCACTGGTTTCCTCTAGGCGCGGCTCAGCCACCCCTCTTCAGCCCTCTACTCCTATTCACGATGTGTGTTTGGAACGCAAAGACTATAACTCGAGTGGGATAGAGAGTCAAAGTCAGTTGAGGAAGGCTGGCTGAGGGAGAAACGCGGAACGGGACTAACGGACGATGACCGGCATTCCAACTTTCACATGGCGAAGTAGGTCTCGCATTTTTTCAGGAGCGACTCGATATCCATTTACTCGAGTAGACGGATCCAATGTTTGAGCTTGAGATGGGCCAGAGTGGATAACTTGTCCATTGGAAAGATAGATGGCATGGGAGCCAAGGATTCCTTTCAAAAACCGTCTACTATCTCCCTCAGGCGGTACAGGTAAACCTCGCGCTAGGAAATACTCTGCAGGGGCGATCCATACAGGATTATCCGA
This genomic interval carries:
- a CDS encoding NYN domain-containing protein, with translation MNMTQQPFEKVKKGVVKRKSRRIVGVFIDGTGLDRATRRMQKRVDMPKLVKGVAAGATPAVARYYTLIPHEDDSRQRAFLDAVRNAGLQVIVKRLPPKGITRQVSIETEMASDIIAFGLGKNTFENLGYDLGSDDEAQQEFSNREGNRTKMPFRKQERRIPEAEPKPRLISSPQDAPEGQQEERIVTVVCPGRDLSYPFLFLRSANIQTVSADFGQASGRELLKSAAKWIDLSDSETIWRED